In the Diprion similis isolate iyDipSimi1 chromosome 2, iyDipSimi1.1, whole genome shotgun sequence genome, one interval contains:
- the LOC124416359 gene encoding skin secretory protein xP2 gives MKIQVLTALVALAALARCSDESIKETSEAEKRSVKSEESAEGSGSDKKTEKRGLHGSYGSYGGGGYGDFGGGGGGGGGGGGYLSGGNGYDHQEHVKTITVVKKVHVPYEVAKHVPYTVEKHVPYEVKVGVPQPYTVEKHVPYPVKVFVKVPVHVPQPYTVEKKIPYEVKVPVDKPYEVKVYVPQPYTVEKHVPVPVKVGVPQPYTVEKRVPYPVKVKIPVPQPYPVEKPVPYEVKVPVDRPYHVHVPKPYPVTVEKPYPVAVEKPVPYEVKVPVDRPYHVHVAKPYPVHVKVPVPQPYHVTKHVPYTVDKPYPVHVKVPVDRPYIVEKEVPYPVEKEVPVPVKVHVPVHVKHEDHSGSHGFGGGDYSASYGGGHADGGAGGGEDYGSYGGYDSSSYSHH, from the exons ATGAAAATCCAG GTTTTAACGGCCCTGGTGGCGTTGGCCGCGTTGGCTCGGTGTTCTGATGAGTCAATTAAGGAAACATCGGAGGCTGAAAAAAGGTCCGTAAAGTCGGAAGAGAGCGCGGAGGGTTCGGGGAGTGATAAAAAGACGGAGAAACGGGGTCTGCACGGTAGCTACGGAAGCTACGGAGGAGGAGGCTACGGCGACTTCgggggcggcggcggcggcggcggcggcggtggtggTTACTTGTCGGGAGGAAACGGCTACGACCACCAGGAGCACGTGAAGACGATAACGGTAGTGAAGAAGGTGCACGTGCCCTACGAGGTGGCCAAGCACGTGCCCTACACGGTGGAGAAGCACGTACCTTACGAGGTGAAGGTTGGAGTACCGCAGCCCTACACCGTCGAGAAACACGTACCGTACCCGGTGAAGGTGTTCGTCAAGGTGCCGGTGCATGTGCCGCAGCCCTACACCGTCGAGAAGAAGATCCCTTACGAGGTCAAGGTTCCCGTCGACAAGCCCTACGAGGTCAAGGTCTACGTGCCGCAGCCCTACACCGTCGAGAAGCACGTCCCGGTCCCCGTTAAGGTCGGCGTTCCGCAGCCCTACACCGTCGAGAAGCGCGTTCCCTACCCAGTCAAGGTCAAGATCCCGGTACCGCAGCCCTATCCGGTCGAGAAGCCCGTGCCCTACGAAGTCAAGGTCCCGGTCGACAGGCCCTACCACGTCCACGTGCCCAAACCCTACCCGGTGACAGTCGAGAAGCCCTATCCGGTCGCCGTCGAGAAGCCGGTGCCCTACGAGGTCAAGGTCCCCGTCGACAGGCCCTACCATGTCCACGTCGCGAAGCCCTATCCCGTCCACGTCAAGGTCCCAGTACCCCAGCCTTACCACGTGACCAAGCACGTTCCCTACACCGTTGACAAGCCTTATCCCGTGCACGTCAAGGTCCCCGTCGACAGGCCCTACATCGTTGAGAAGGAGGTGCCCTATCCCGTCGAGAAGGAGGTCCCGGTACCCGTTAAGGTTCACGTTCCCGTCCACGTCAAGCATGAGGATCACTCAGGTTCTCATGGATTCGGGGGCGGCGATTATTCGGCGTCTTATGGGGGCGGGCACGCCGATGGTGGTGCGGGTGGAGGCGAGGATTACGGCAGCTACGGCGGTTACGACAGCTCTTCGTACTCGCATCACTGA
- the LOC124416360 gene encoding proteasome subunit alpha type-5 — translation MFLTRSEYDRGVNTFSPEGRLLQLEYANQAIKLGCTAIGISTSEGVVLAVEKRVTSPLMEPTTIEKIVEIDKHIGCASSGFMADSRTLIDRARVECQNHWFIYNEKMTVESAAQAVSNLAIQFGDSDDDGSAMSRPFGVAILFAGIDEHGPQLFHMDPSGTFVQFDAMAIGSGSEGAQQSLQEIYHKSMTLKEAITSVLTILKQVMEEKLSDTNIEVMTMTPGKLFYMFTKEELQEVIKDIA, via the exons atGTTTCTCACACGTTCCGAGTACGATCGCGGAGTGAATACCTTTTCCCCGGAAGGTCGTTTGCTGCAATTGGAATATGCCAATCAAGCGATCAAGCTGGGATGTACAGCTATTGGTATATCAACATCAGAAGGTGTTGTTTTGGCGGTAGAAAAGCGTGTAACGTCACCTTTGATGGAGCCGACGACAATAGAAAAGATAGTTGAAATCGACAAACACATTGGCTGCGCGTCTTCTGGCTTCATGGCGGACTCAAGAACTCTAATTGACAGAGCTAGAGTTGAATGCCAGAACCACTGGTTCATTTATAACGAAAAAATGACTGTAGAATCCGCCGCTCAGGCCGTATCTAATTTAGCCATCCAATTTGGGGACAGCGACGACGATGGTAGCGCGATGTCAAGACCTTTTGGTGTCGCCATTTTATTCGCTGGGATTGACGAACATGGACCGCAACTGTTTCACATGGATCCATCTGGTACTTTCGTTCAATTCGACGCCATGGCCATCGGCTCGGGAAGCGAAGGGGCTCAGCAATCGCTTCAAGAAATTTACCACAAa TCTATGACTCTGAAGGAGGCCATAACGTCTGTGCTTACGATTTTGAAGCAAGTAATGGAGGAAAAGCTGAGCGACACTAACATCGAGGTCATGACAATGACGCCCGGGAAACTGTTCTATATGTTTACAAAGGAGGAGCTACAGGAGGTGATCAAAGACATTGcttaa